The Verrucomicrobiota bacterium nucleotide sequence TACGAAAGGCAAGTGGACCGCTTGTTGAAGTCCGAACACTACGGCGAGCGATGGGGGCGGCACTGGCTGGACGCCGCGCGTTACGCCGATTCGGATGGGTTCGAGAAGGACAAATCCCGGGCCGTCTGGTTTTATCGCGACTGGGTCATTCAATCCCTCAACCGGGACCTGCCTTACGACGCATTCCTCGTCGATCAAATTGCCGGGGATCTGCGTCCACGAGCCACTCAGGACCAAATCGTCGCCACCGGTTTTCTTCGCCACGCGATGTTGAACGAGGAAGGCGGGGTGGACCCCGAGCAATTTCGGATGGATGCCATGTTCGACCGCATGGATTGCATCGGCAAGAGCGTCCTCGGCCTGACGATTCAATGCGCCCAATGCCACAACCATAAATACGATCCCCTCACCCAGGAGGAGTATTACAAATTGTTCGCGTTTCTGAACAACGACCATGAAGCCCAGCGGGTCGTTTATGCAGCGGATGAACTGATGAAGATCGAGGAAATCAAACGTTCGATCGGCGAGCATGAATCCAGGCTGCGGGAGGCTCATCCCAACTGGGAGGAGCAGATGGCCGTCTGGGAGCGCGGACTCAAGGCGCCTGATCGCTGGACCAGTCTTTCGCTCACGAACGCCGGCGATCACGGCCAGCGTTACCTCGCGCAAGCCGATGGCTCGATCTTGGCCCAAGGCTACGCTCCCACGAAATTCACCACCCACCTGCGCGGCCACCTCACCGAAGCGCACATCGGCAGCTTCCGAATCGAGCTCCTGAACGATCCCAACTTGCCTTGCAACGGCCCGGGACGCTCGTTCATGGGTACCTGCGCGTTGACAGAGTTCGCCGTCGAAGCCACCGATTTGGCAGAACCCACCAACAAAATCACCGTCCGATGGACCAAGGCGACGGCGGATTACGCCAATCCGGAACGGGAGCTGGAATCGAATTTTTACGATAAAACGGACAAGCGCCGGGTCACCGGCCCCGTGAGCTTTGCCATCGACGGCAAGGACGACACCGCCTGGGGCATGGACGCCGGACCCGGTCGGCGGAACGTCCCGCGACAGGCCGTTTTTGTTCCCGAAAAGCCGCTGCGTTTTCCCAAGGGCGTCATCCTGGATCTCAAACTACGCCAGAACCATGGCGGGTGGAATTCAGACGACCACATGAACAACAACCTCGGCCGATTCCGGCTGAGTTTTGCCGAGTCCACCCAAGCGGAAGCGGATCCCCTGCCGCCCAGGCTCCGTGAAGTCCTCGCCAAACCAGCTTCGGAAAGAACGCCGGCTCAGAAATTGGCGCTCTTTTCCCACTGGCGGGCAACGGTTCCCGCCATGGCTCCCATCAACGAAAAAATAGAGCAGCTCTGGCAGCAATGGCCGGCTGGGTCCACAACTTTGACCTTCCAATCCCGCGACGAACCCCGCATGACCAGCCTGCTCAAGCGCGGGGACTGGCTCAAACCCCTGTCGAAGGTGGACGCGGGCGTGCCAGCCTTCATGCACCCGCTCCGCCCCGGCAGCGAACCCGCGCGCATGCGCTTCGCGCTGTGGCTCGTGGACCGAAGTTCGCCCACCACGGCACGGGTCATCGTGAACCGCGTCTGGCAAACCTATTTCGGCACCGGGTTGGTGGCGTCCCCCGAGGACTTCGGGGTCCAGAGCGAAGCCCCTTCGCATCCGGAACTGCTCGATTGGCTGGCCGTGGAATTCATGGATACCGGCTGGAGTTTGAAAAAACTCCACCGCCTCATCGTCACTTCCAAAACCTACCGCCAGCATTCGCGCGTCAGCCAGGAACTCCTGGAAAGGGATCCCTACAATCGACTTCTGGCTCGCGGCGCGAGGCTGCGGGTCGAGGGAGAAATCGTGCGGGACATCGCGCTCGCGGCCAGCGGCCTGCTCAATCCCAAAATCGGAGGGCCGTCCCTCTTTTCGCCCGCACCCGAATTCCTCTTCCAACCTCCGGCGAGTTACGCCCCTTTTCCCTGGAAGGAGGAAACCGGGCCGGACCGGTATCGCCGCACCGTCTACACCTTCCGCCGCCGTTCCACCCCTTACCCTTCCCTGCAAATCTTTGACACTCCGAACGGTGACGCGGCGTGCGTGCGCCGTTTGCGCTCCAATACGCCCTTGCAGGCGCTCGTCGCCCTCAACGACCCGGTCTTTGTCGAATGCGCCCAAGCCCTCGCCAAAACCACGCTCGATCACGGCGGCAATTCTGACTCCGAACGCGTTCGCTACGCCTTCCGCCGAGTGCTCTCCCGCGCTCCCTCGAAAGACGAGGAGCGGGAACTCCGCGGCTTGGTGGAACGACAGTCAAAACGCCTGGCCGAAGGCTGGATCTCGGCCTCCGAGATCGCCACGGGCAAATCCGCCCCGCCTCAGGGATTGAAGGGATCCAGTCCAACTCAATGGGCTGCCTACACCGTTTTGGCCCGGGTGCTGCTGAATTTGGACGAGACCATGACGAAGGAATAGAAAGACCAGCACGCTCATGAATAGAACCACACGGTCGCAAGACTTGGCTTTGGAGTATCGGCGCTACCGGACGCGGCGATGGTTTTTCCGGGAGTGTGGAGTCGGTCTGGGCTCCATCGCGTTGGGCTCGCTCCTCGCGGATCCCACGCTGCAAGCCGCCGCCCAAGCAGGATCCAATCCCCTCGCCCCCAAGCATCCCCACTTCCATGGGAAGGCCAAACGGGTCATTTACCTCTTCATGGCGGGCGCACCCAGTCATCTGGAACTCTTCGATTACAAACCCGAACTGGCCAGGTTCAACGGCAAGTTGCCGCCCGCGGAACTGCTCCAAGGTTACAGGGCGGCGTTCATCAACCCCCAATCCACGCTGCTCGGACCCAAGTTCAAGTTTGCCCGGCACGGAAAATCCGGCGCCGAACTCAGCGAACTCCTCCCGCATCTGGCGGGCGTGGTGGACGACATCGCGATCGTGAAATCGCTCCATACCGAGGCGTTCAATCACGCTCCGGGACAAATCTTCATGAACACCGGGTCGCAAATGTTCGGACGACCCAGCCTGGGAGCGTGGACCACCTACGGTTTAGGGAGCGTTTCCTCGGATCTGCCGGCGTTCGTGGTCTTCAGCTCCGGCTCGAAAGGCACCAGCGGCGGCGCGTCCAACTGGGGCTGTGGATTCCTCCCCTCGCTTTACCAGGGCGTGCTGTTCCGGAATTCAGGCGATCCCGTGCTCTATCTGTCCAATCCCAAAGGCATGGACACCGAAGTACAGCGCGATTCCCTGGATGTCCTTCGCAAGTTGAACGAGAAGCGCCTGGGTGCGGTGGGCGATCCTGAAATTGCGACGCGCATCAATGCCTATGAAATGGCCTATCGCATGCAATCCGCGGCCCCGGAGCTGATGGATCTTTCCAAAGAACCGAAGTCCGTGATCGAAGCTTACGGCGCGGAACCCGGCAAAGCCTCGTTTGCCAACAACTGTTTGCTCGCACGCCGGTTGGTCGAGCGAGGCGTCCGTTTCGTCCAACTCTTTCACGAAGCCTGGGATCAACACGGCAATTTGGTCAAAGACCTGCAGAAAAACTGCCGTGACACGGATCGAGCCTGCGCCGCCCTGGTGAAAGATCTGAAGGATCGCGGCATGCTGGAAGATACCCTGGTCATCTGGGGGGGCGAATTCGGCCGCACGCCCATGGTGCAAGGCGGAGACGACGGGCGGGATCATCACCCGAATTGCTTCACCATGTGGATGGCGGGAGGCGGAACGAAGCCCGGTATCTCTTACGGGGAATCGGATGAATTGGGATTCAATGCCTCACGCGACAAGGTCCACGTGCATGACCTGCACGCCACCATCCTGCACGCGCTGGGTTTCGATCACACCAAACTGACCTATCGATTCCAGGGCCGAGATTTCCGCCTCACCGACGTGCACGGCCACGTCGTCAAAGATCTGTTGGCCTGAAGTTTGGCCGGCATTCAAGCTGAGAACGTTTGTTCGCGAGCCGGGCCGACGGAAACGATCGATAACTTCGCGCCCGTCAACTCCGCGACGGCCTTGAGATACTGGCGTGCCGCCAGCGGCAGATCCTTCCACCGCCTCACCGATTCGGTGGAACGCCGCCAACCGGGGAATTCGACATAGATCGGACGGCAAGCCGCAAAATCCTCAATGCGATTCGGAACATGATCCAATCGGCGCGACCCAACGCGGTAGCCGATGCACACCTTGACGACTTCGAGCGTGTCCAACCCGTCGAGATTCGTCACCGCGATATCGTCAATCCCATTGACGATCGCCGCTTGCCGCGTCACCACCGCGTCCAGCCAGCCGCAACGGCGGGCTCGACCTGTCGTGGCGCCGAACTCGCGGCCCATGCCGTGCAAAAGATCACCCAGGGCCGGATCCTCCGTCGGCAGCGGACCTTCACCCACGCGAGTCGTATAAGCCTTCATCACCCCCACCACGCGATCGATGCGGTTGGGCGGAACCCCGGACCCCGTGCAAGCCCCTCCCGCCGTCGTATTCGAGGAAGTCACGAACGGATAGGTTCCGTGGTCGATATCCAGAAACGTTCCTTGCGCGCCCTCAAAGAGAACTTCAGCGCGCCGCCGGGTCGCCGCGTGCAGGAACACGACGGTGTTGGTCACATGGGGACGCAATCGCGAAGCCGCCTTGGTCAGGTCCGCCAAAACCTTCTTGAATGAAAGCGGCCGGACTCCTCCCGCCACGAGCACCCGGTTGTTTTCCTCAACGCGTTCCCGTAACAACTCTGGAAAGCGTTTCGCATCCAGGAGATCGATGACGCGAAGGCCCACTCGCGCGGCCTTGTCCCCATAAGCCGGTCCGATCCCGCGCTTGGTCGTTCCGAGTTTGCGCGATCCCTTGGCCAACTCGCGCAAGGCGTCGAGTTCGCGGTGATAAGGCAACACGACGTGGGCCGTTTCGCTGAGCCAAAGGCGTCCAGCCACCTCGATGCCAAGCTTCTTCAATCCGTCGATCTCGCCCACGAGCGATACGGGATCCACCACGACGCCGTTGCCGATGACGCAGATTTTGCCCTGGCGCAGAATGCCGGACGGAATCAGGTGGAGGACATATTTGTCCCTGCCCACATAGACGGTGTGCCCGGCGTTGTTGCCGCCTTGCGAACGAACGACGATTTCAGCCCCCTCGGTGAGGACGTCGATGATCTTACCCTTGCCTTCGTCGCCCCATTGAGCGCCGACGAGGATCGTATTGGCCATATGCGCGAATCGAATTGAGCCCTCGCCGCAATGAAAAAGCCCCGAACGTTCCAGTCGGGGCTCTCATGCGGCGGAAACGCTGTGACCCTAGGCAAGCTTCAAGGACCCTGTCAAACACCTTTGTCCCGTTGAGTTCGACGCCGGTGCATCCCGATGTTGCCGGTGATGCAGGTAGGGCGCGTCCGTCCCGGCGCGCCGCCGGAGCATGATGTTTTGCATCCCGTGGGCGGCGGGCTGGGACAGGCCCGCCCTACCAACAACATCGGGATACACGGGTTCGACGCGGTGCCTCCAGAGGTTGTCGGTGACCGGGTTATCGTGGTCACGCAGACAGCCCTGTCTGCTGTTTCGCAGGCTGCCCAGCCTGCGCCACACGACAAACAACCTCTGGATGCACTGGCTCGACGGCTCGACGCATGCACGGGCAAACGTTTGCGGCAACGCGAGACGACAAAGCCTCCTCCCGAGCGGCGCGAGTCGGCGCCTTGAACCGGAAATTTCCTTTTGGTCGCGGATCACGGGAGCAGCTTCCGGATCCGAGAGAGCGTATCCCGGCCGCCTCGTCGGGTGGCTAGAGAAGTTCGATCACGATGGCGGTTGTGTTGTCCCGTCCGCTGTTCCGGACCGCATGGGCAACCAACTTTTCCGCCGGGTCTTCCTTGGCGGGCCAAGGAACGGATGGACGCAGCACATCGAGCAGGCCGGTGTCGAACAAGCCATCGATGAGACCGTCGCTGCAAATGAGAAACTTGTCGCCCGCCTCGCATTTCACCACGCCCACCTGCGGATCGACAAATTGATTCCCGCCCCCGAGCGCCTTCTGCAGCACGTTCCTTCGGGGATGCGTGCGTGCTTCCCGATCGTTAATCTGCCCCGTGCGCAACAACCAACCCACATAGGTGTCATCCTGGGTGACTTGTTTCAACTCCCCCGTGCTTTGGGGAAGATAGTAAATCCGGCTGTCCCCCACGTGCCCCAAGTACATTCGCCCGGGCACAAACCAGCACAGGCTCAGCGTGGATTCCATCCCCGCACACTCGGCATACACCCGTCCGTGCTCAATGAGCGTGCGATGAATCTGGTCGAACAACTCGGCCAGCACATCGGGGATGCCCGCCTCCAGGCCGGCAGCCGCCAACTGAAAACACCGCGGCAAAAGCGTGGTGAGGCGTTCCGTGGCAATGTGGCTCGCGTATTCCCCGGCGTTGGCCCCACCCATGCCATCACTGACCGCGAAGGCGAAATCAACCGACGCGCTCGAAATCTCGCCGCTCTTGCCCAGGCGATGAATCTCTTTGCCGTCGTACATCAAACCGAGAAAGGAATCCTCGTTGTTCTTGCGATAGCGACCGACATCAGTCCAGCCGTGCCAGCGCAACCGGCCTTTGGGTTTTCCGCGTTTGGCGTAAGACATGAAATAAACAAATCAACCGGGCTGAAGAATGGTCGCGAATTCGAAATCAATGACGCAAAAACGTCCGTCCGAGGGACGATAGGTCACATTGCGCATCTCCGGGTCGTCGTGACGGACACCGAAACTCTCCAACTCCGCGAAGAGTTCCCTCGTCCGTTTCTCGTCCAGGTGATCCACGCGTCCACCGCAACTGGACGTAATGAGCTTCAATTGCCCGGCATCGGCCTCCAGCACCCGCGGCACAAAAAAACATCCCTTTCGCTCGAGGTAACGCAGCACCTTGACCTCGTTGGCGAAACGTTCCGCGGCGTTCGGACCGTGAAACACCTTTACGACGCGTCCGTCGTAGGTCAGATGCACGGTGGATCGCAAGGTGTCCTTGACTTTCAGCATGGCGGGCGGTCGTGGTGATGACGGGACTCGTTAAAATGGGATGATCGGAAATGAAACCGGTGTTCCGCCCAAGGAATTCATGGCTGAGCGGTCAAATGCAAGATCGGAACGTCTCCGTGTCTCGTTTTGATCAGATTGCGCAAAAATCGCCACCATCGCAGAAGGAAAGTCGAAAGCCCATGGAGACCCCGATCCATCGATACACGATTGATGATCAATCACAAACATCGACCAAACCGGAGCGATCATGAAAAGAACTTGCGATGGGCACGCATGGTGCTCATGGTCGGCCGTTCAAAGTGCTTTTCGGGGGCTCCGGCTCCCGCGAGATTAGAACCGTACAAACCCAAAAATACTCAGCGCACATGGCCAAATACAAACTCGAATACCTCTGGCTCGACGGCTACGAACCCGTCCCGAACATCCGCGGTAAGACGAAAGTGGCGGATTACAACAGCTTCCCGAAACTGGATCAACTTCCCCTCTGGGGTTTCGATGGCAGTTCCACTCGCCAGGCCGAGGGACACAGCTCGGATTGCATGTTGAAGCCCGTCGCGCACTTCCCCGATCCCACCAAAAAGAACGGCGTGCTGGTCATGTGTGAAGTCATGATGCCGGACGGC carries:
- a CDS encoding DUF1553 domain-containing protein gives rise to the protein MVHSARLTWKTVLSRVLGLLSFGFLIGSSAPAQAAATVDFQKDIRPILSDHCFKCHGPDEAERKGKLRLDTREGALQTASGQVVLVPGNAKASPLWQRLVTSDPDEKMPPAQAKKPLTEAQIAKIQTWIDQGAPYASHWAFSSPTRPPIPSIPDSKPSPHPIDAFVKARLEREKLSMAPEADRTTLLRRLSLDLIGLPPAPFEVGAFNADRSPGAYERQVDRLLKSEHYGERWGRHWLDAARYADSDGFEKDKSRAVWFYRDWVIQSLNRDLPYDAFLVDQIAGDLRPRATQDQIVATGFLRHAMLNEEGGVDPEQFRMDAMFDRMDCIGKSVLGLTIQCAQCHNHKYDPLTQEEYYKLFAFLNNDHEAQRVVYAADELMKIEEIKRSIGEHESRLREAHPNWEEQMAVWERGLKAPDRWTSLSLTNAGDHGQRYLAQADGSILAQGYAPTKFTTHLRGHLTEAHIGSFRIELLNDPNLPCNGPGRSFMGTCALTEFAVEATDLAEPTNKITVRWTKATADYANPERELESNFYDKTDKRRVTGPVSFAIDGKDDTAWGMDAGPGRRNVPRQAVFVPEKPLRFPKGVILDLKLRQNHGGWNSDDHMNNNLGRFRLSFAESTQAEADPLPPRLREVLAKPASERTPAQKLALFSHWRATVPAMAPINEKIEQLWQQWPAGSTTLTFQSRDEPRMTSLLKRGDWLKPLSKVDAGVPAFMHPLRPGSEPARMRFALWLVDRSSPTTARVIVNRVWQTYFGTGLVASPEDFGVQSEAPSHPELLDWLAVEFMDTGWSLKKLHRLIVTSKTYRQHSRVSQELLERDPYNRLLARGARLRVEGEIVRDIALAASGLLNPKIGGPSLFSPAPEFLFQPPASYAPFPWKEETGPDRYRRTVYTFRRRSTPYPSLQIFDTPNGDAACVRRLRSNTPLQALVALNDPVFVECAQALAKTTLDHGGNSDSERVRYAFRRVLSRAPSKDEERELRGLVERQSKRLAEGWISASEIATGKSAPPQGLKGSSPTQWAAYTVLARVLLNLDETMTKE
- a CDS encoding DUF1501 domain-containing protein gives rise to the protein MNRTTRSQDLALEYRRYRTRRWFFRECGVGLGSIALGSLLADPTLQAAAQAGSNPLAPKHPHFHGKAKRVIYLFMAGAPSHLELFDYKPELARFNGKLPPAELLQGYRAAFINPQSTLLGPKFKFARHGKSGAELSELLPHLAGVVDDIAIVKSLHTEAFNHAPGQIFMNTGSQMFGRPSLGAWTTYGLGSVSSDLPAFVVFSSGSKGTSGGASNWGCGFLPSLYQGVLFRNSGDPVLYLSNPKGMDTEVQRDSLDVLRKLNEKRLGAVGDPEIATRINAYEMAYRMQSAAPELMDLSKEPKSVIEAYGAEPGKASFANNCLLARRLVERGVRFVQLFHEAWDQHGNLVKDLQKNCRDTDRACAALVKDLKDRGMLEDTLVIWGGEFGRTPMVQGGDDGRDHHPNCFTMWMAGGGTKPGISYGESDELGFNASRDKVHVHDLHATILHALGFDHTKLTYRFQGRDFRLTDVHGHVVKDLLA
- a CDS encoding adenylosuccinate synthase — encoded protein: MANTILVGAQWGDEGKGKIIDVLTEGAEIVVRSQGGNNAGHTVYVGRDKYVLHLIPSGILRQGKICVIGNGVVVDPVSLVGEIDGLKKLGIEVAGRLWLSETAHVVLPYHRELDALRELAKGSRKLGTTKRGIGPAYGDKAARVGLRVIDLLDAKRFPELLRERVEENNRVLVAGGVRPLSFKKVLADLTKAASRLRPHVTNTVVFLHAATRRRAEVLFEGAQGTFLDIDHGTYPFVTSSNTTAGGACTGSGVPPNRIDRVVGVMKAYTTRVGEGPLPTEDPALGDLLHGMGREFGATTGRARRCGWLDAVVTRQAAIVNGIDDIAVTNLDGLDTLEVVKVCIGYRVGSRRLDHVPNRIEDFAACRPIYVEFPGWRRSTESVRRWKDLPLAARQYLKAVAELTGAKLSIVSVGPAREQTFSA
- a CDS encoding serine/threonine-protein phosphatase — encoded protein: MSYAKRGKPKGRLRWHGWTDVGRYRKNNEDSFLGLMYDGKEIHRLGKSGEISSASVDFAFAVSDGMGGANAGEYASHIATERLTTLLPRCFQLAAAGLEAGIPDVLAELFDQIHRTLIEHGRVYAECAGMESTLSLCWFVPGRMYLGHVGDSRIYYLPQSTGELKQVTQDDTYVGWLLRTGQINDREARTHPRRNVLQKALGGGNQFVDPQVGVVKCEAGDKFLICSDGLIDGLFDTGLLDVLRPSVPWPAKEDPAEKLVAHAVRNSGRDNTTAIVIELL
- a CDS encoding serine/threonine protein phosphatase, with translation MLKVKDTLRSTVHLTYDGRVVKVFHGPNAAERFANEVKVLRYLERKGCFFVPRVLEADAGQLKLITSSCGGRVDHLDEKRTRELFAELESFGVRHDDPEMRNVTYRPSDGRFCVIDFEFATILQPG